A single Vulcanisaeta distributa DSM 14429 DNA region contains:
- a CDS encoding hydrogenase iron-sulfur subunit — protein sequence MPTNRILILGGGIAGIEAALALANMGYRVTLVEKSPAIGGKMAMLDKTFPTLDCSICIEGPLISDVARHPYIELLAPAELLDLTGSPGDFKARILVKPRYVTDDCTKCGQCEDVCPVIVPSEFEAGIGARKAIYLPFPQAEPGIYMLDIDHCLNKPPNYFPCDRCAKACDRNAIIYTMMPKVIERDVAAVIVSTGFDLEKGDILGEYGYGRYMDVVTSLEFERLVNASGPSSGVVIKPSTGEEPENILLVSCVGSRNNRYNDYCSGFCCTYLLKQGIYAKVLHGIKNVTIMYMNDVRTYGKGFESFFDRALKEGINIVWGRPEVLGERNGKIVVRFEDTRNKKVVVNEYDMVVLAPSVKPVGDMNKLSKILNISLNRVGFVKTDPANPTLTTRPGIFVAGSASGPRDISESVVTGLAAAVQAIRYASPGVIEEEKYEETIEPYPIRVGVFVCHCGTNIAGVADVPALVEAAKQMPDVVHAEDLQFACAKSSLDRITQVIKEKKLNRVVVASCSPVTHLRFFQDSARRAGLNPYLVEMTNIRNLDTWVHNDRKVATEKAKDMIKMAVAKVHHMVPLQTIKLPVIKRALVIGCGPAGLAAATGLAGAGIETILVEKSNECGGMLRRLNRLEPEGIEARKLLDRMVEEAKEVGVKFMLGTTIKDVSGFTGNFHVILSNGVELDVGAIIVATGAKPYVPTEFNYGKDPRVLTTLDLENGKTVEGKNVAIINCVGSRTSGRGCSRYCCAVGLSKAIELKSQGKNVVLIYRDIMGVNPEVEDLYKKARDAGVLFIRIPRKAELTEAIRMDTNKLIVHDVELGDDVEVPFDNIILNIGLVPSEDTDETSKILRLSKDQEGFLMEAHPKLGPVDTMTPGIFIAGAARGPKNVAEAIAEGYAAASRALMMLAQGYVTKEPFIPKFDWSKCTKCGLCIKACPYGAIRGVPGKWIEHIPAACQGCGACVAECPQDAITLDAMSDDVILAQVEAALAEEPEKKVIMFTCAYCSYWAADNAGIFKMQYPPYARIIRLQCSSRLAWKHVKRAFELGAAGVFVTGCRLGDCHYITANYNTVRRFENWKKRLKNIGVRDERFQLRLFGAPDVVDLVEAMKEAERVVKSVTKEEIEMTKQRIKQLR from the coding sequence ATGCCGACCAATAGAATACTTATCCTGGGCGGTGGTATTGCTGGTATTGAAGCTGCACTGGCCTTAGCTAACATGGGTTATAGGGTTACGCTTGTTGAGAAGTCCCCGGCCATCGGCGGTAAGATGGCAATGCTCGACAAGACATTCCCAACCCTCGACTGCTCAATATGCATAGAAGGACCATTAATAAGTGATGTTGCGAGGCACCCATACATTGAATTGCTCGCCCCCGCTGAATTACTTGACTTAACAGGGTCGCCAGGCGATTTTAAGGCTAGGATACTTGTTAAACCAAGGTACGTGACTGACGACTGTACTAAGTGTGGTCAATGCGAGGATGTATGTCCTGTGATTGTCCCTAGTGAATTCGAAGCAGGTATTGGTGCCAGGAAGGCGATATACCTACCATTTCCACAGGCCGAGCCAGGAATATACATGCTCGACATCGATCACTGCTTGAATAAGCCACCGAATTACTTCCCATGTGATAGGTGTGCCAAGGCTTGCGATAGGAACGCCATAATATACACGATGATGCCTAAGGTCATAGAGCGTGATGTTGCTGCCGTAATTGTATCAACAGGCTTCGACTTAGAGAAGGGCGATATACTTGGGGAGTATGGTTACGGTAGGTACATGGACGTAGTTACGTCGCTTGAGTTCGAGAGATTGGTTAACGCATCGGGACCCTCAAGCGGTGTCGTTATTAAACCGAGCACTGGTGAGGAGCCGGAGAATATACTTCTTGTGTCCTGTGTTGGTTCAAGAAATAATAGATATAATGATTATTGCTCCGGGTTCTGTTGCACATACCTGCTTAAGCAGGGTATATACGCTAAGGTACTTCATGGCATTAAAAATGTGACTATAATGTACATGAATGATGTTAGGACATATGGTAAGGGTTTCGAAAGCTTCTTCGACAGAGCACTTAAGGAGGGTATAAACATTGTTTGGGGTAGGCCTGAAGTCCTTGGCGAGAGGAATGGTAAGATCGTTGTTAGGTTCGAGGATACGAGGAATAAGAAGGTCGTTGTAAATGAGTATGACATGGTCGTACTAGCGCCCTCCGTAAAGCCTGTGGGCGATATGAATAAGTTAAGTAAAATACTAAATATATCATTAAATAGGGTTGGTTTCGTAAAGACCGACCCAGCTAACCCAACATTAACGACGAGGCCTGGAATCTTTGTAGCCGGTTCAGCGAGTGGCCCTAGGGATATTTCGGAGTCCGTGGTTACCGGGTTAGCCGCTGCGGTGCAGGCGATTAGGTATGCAAGCCCTGGGGTGATTGAGGAGGAGAAGTATGAGGAGACCATAGAGCCATACCCAATTAGGGTCGGGGTCTTCGTCTGTCATTGTGGTACGAACATAGCTGGTGTCGCTGACGTACCCGCATTAGTGGAGGCTGCTAAACAAATGCCTGACGTAGTTCATGCAGAGGATCTCCAATTTGCATGTGCGAAATCATCACTAGATAGGATAACCCAGGTGATTAAGGAGAAGAAATTGAATAGGGTAGTCGTTGCATCATGTTCGCCAGTCACGCACTTGAGGTTTTTCCAGGATTCTGCGAGGAGGGCTGGTCTTAATCCGTATCTCGTGGAGATGACGAACATTAGGAACCTGGATACGTGGGTCCATAACGACAGGAAGGTGGCCACAGAAAAGGCAAAAGACATGATAAAAATGGCCGTGGCCAAGGTCCACCATATGGTGCCATTACAGACAATAAAGCTGCCGGTGATTAAGAGGGCGTTGGTCATTGGTTGTGGACCTGCAGGGCTGGCGGCAGCCACGGGGCTGGCTGGCGCAGGCATTGAAACTATACTTGTTGAGAAGTCTAATGAGTGCGGTGGCATGCTTAGGCGCTTAAATAGGCTTGAGCCTGAGGGTATTGAGGCTAGGAAGTTACTTGATAGGATGGTTGAGGAGGCTAAGGAGGTTGGTGTTAAGTTCATGCTTGGGACAACAATTAAGGATGTGTCTGGCTTCACGGGTAACTTCCACGTTATCCTAAGCAACGGCGTCGAACTCGACGTAGGCGCAATAATAGTGGCCACGGGGGCCAAGCCTTACGTACCGACAGAGTTCAATTATGGTAAGGATCCAAGGGTATTAACAACGCTAGACCTTGAAAATGGTAAGACCGTCGAGGGTAAGAACGTAGCAATAATAAACTGCGTTGGTTCTAGGACCAGTGGTAGAGGATGTTCAAGGTATTGCTGTGCCGTAGGTCTTAGTAAGGCAATTGAATTAAAGAGCCAGGGCAAGAACGTAGTCCTAATCTATAGGGATATAATGGGCGTGAATCCTGAGGTTGAGGACCTATACAAGAAGGCTAGGGATGCTGGCGTGCTCTTCATTAGGATTCCTAGGAAGGCTGAGTTAACCGAGGCCATAAGAATGGATACTAATAAGTTAATAGTCCATGACGTTGAGTTAGGGGATGATGTTGAGGTGCCGTTTGACAACATAATCCTCAACATAGGTCTGGTACCCAGTGAGGATACTGACGAGACATCTAAGATCTTGAGGCTTTCTAAGGATCAGGAGGGCTTCCTGATGGAGGCCCACCCGAAGCTCGGCCCAGTGGACACCATGACCCCGGGAATATTCATAGCTGGCGCAGCTAGGGGCCCAAAGAACGTGGCTGAGGCCATTGCCGAGGGCTATGCAGCTGCCTCAAGGGCGTTAATGATGCTTGCCCAGGGCTATGTCACCAAGGAGCCGTTCATACCGAAGTTTGACTGGTCCAAGTGTACTAAGTGTGGTCTCTGTATTAAGGCTTGTCCGTACGGCGCCATTAGGGGTGTTCCGGGTAAGTGGATTGAGCACATACCAGCCGCCTGTCAGGGCTGTGGTGCGTGTGTGGCTGAGTGTCCGCAGGATGCCATAACGCTTGATGCCATGAGTGATGATGTTATTTTGGCTCAGGTTGAGGCTGCTTTGGCTGAGGAGCCTGAGAAGAAGGTGATAATGTTCACATGCGCCTATTGTTCGTATTGGGCTGCTGATAATGCCGGTATATTTAAGATGCAGTATCCGCCCTATGCGAGGATCATTAGGCTTCAGTGCAGTTCTAGGTTGGCTTGGAAGCATGTTAAGCGTGCTTTTGAGCTTGGTGCTGCCGGTGTGTTTGTGACTGGTTGTAGGCTTGGTGACTGCCACTACATAACCGCAAACTACAACACAGTAAGAAGATTCGAAAACTGGAAAAAGAGACTAAAAAACATAGGCGTTAGGGATGAGAGGTTCCAGTTAAGGCTGTTTGGTGCGCCTGATGTTGTCGACCTTGTTGAGGCTATGAAGGAGGCTGAGAGGGTTGTTAAGTCGGTGACCAAGGAGGAGATTGAAATGACAAAACAAAGAATCAAGCAATTAAGGTGA
- a CDS encoding electron transfer flavoprotein subunit beta/FixA family protein, with protein MAPLKNIIVTMKVTPKPEEIRFDPVTKTVDRSKATNEINPADKNALELALQLKEKYGGKVIILSMGPPFWDQFIKMGIAMGADDAVLISDRALGGSDAFVTSKVLAAAIKKIGDYSLIITGEESEDGSTGQVPPGIAEWLGIPAVTYVSQVIDVTEDSIIIKRTIKGGYEIVKVRMPAVISVELGVNTPRFPDFERLQWAQSQFKTTVWSIKDLGLTEDEVGFKGSLTAVTELKELRPRERLRQFIEGSPEEIAKELIKRLGLK; from the coding sequence ATGGCTCCTCTCAAGAACATAATAGTCACGATGAAGGTGACGCCAAAGCCCGAGGAAATAAGGTTTGACCCAGTCACAAAGACTGTTGATAGGTCAAAGGCTACGAATGAGATAAACCCAGCTGATAAGAATGCCCTTGAGCTCGCACTACAGCTTAAGGAGAAGTATGGTGGTAAAGTCATAATACTATCCATGGGACCGCCATTCTGGGATCAATTCATAAAGATGGGCATAGCCATGGGCGCCGATGACGCAGTTTTAATAAGCGATAGGGCCCTGGGAGGCTCTGATGCCTTTGTAACGTCAAAGGTGCTTGCAGCAGCTATCAAGAAGATCGGTGATTATTCGCTCATCATTACCGGTGAGGAGAGCGAAGATGGCTCAACAGGCCAGGTACCACCTGGCATTGCTGAATGGCTGGGGATTCCCGCGGTGACTTACGTCTCCCAGGTTATTGACGTTACTGAGGATTCAATAATCATTAAGAGGACTATTAAGGGAGGTTATGAGATTGTTAAGGTCAGGATGCCTGCGGTAATATCCGTGGAGCTCGGCGTGAACACGCCAAGGTTCCCAGACTTTGAGAGGTTGCAGTGGGCCCAGAGCCAATTTAAGACTACGGTATGGAGTATCAAGGACCTTGGGCTTACCGAGGATGAGGTTGGCTTTAAGGGTTCGTTAACCGCCGTTACTGAATTAAAGGAGTTGAGACCTCGTGAGCGCCTACGCCAGTTCATTGAGGGTAGTCCTGAGGAAATAGCTAAGGAGCTCATTAAGAGACTTGGCCTAAAATGA
- a CDS encoding serine protein kinase RIO: MGTHDIDRIIRERVESRRFRIKDVDQLKTVDDVFNQYTIDALRELMNRRVVDEVYGPVAQGKEAKVIWAKAPDGTDIALKIFYTSTAQFIRGRYKYLLGDPRFTGVKITNTRKLIEYWCRKEFSNLGDAYNAGVRVPKPITFNRNILVMEFISYRGVSGVPAPLIKDAPPEDPESAYLTIIKYIEKAFILGRIIHADLSEFNIVNTGDELVIIDWGSAVKTNHPNAVEFLLRDIENINRYFNKELHVKTLDGKALLNALLRRYEYRGDVKSDEDGWLLINDKRIIDDLTNV, from the coding sequence GTGGGTACTCACGACATTGACAGGATTATTCGGGAGAGAGTGGAGAGTAGGAGGTTTAGGATAAAGGATGTTGATCAATTAAAGACCGTTGATGATGTATTTAATCAATACACAATAGACGCCCTAAGGGAGCTAATGAATAGGCGCGTTGTTGATGAGGTTTATGGACCAGTCGCGCAGGGTAAGGAGGCTAAGGTAATATGGGCTAAGGCGCCCGATGGTACTGACATAGCCCTAAAAATATTCTATACATCCACAGCCCAGTTCATTAGGGGTAGGTATAAGTACTTACTTGGCGATCCGCGATTTACTGGCGTTAAGATTACGAATACTAGGAAGCTCATTGAGTATTGGTGCAGGAAGGAGTTCAGTAATTTGGGTGATGCCTATAATGCAGGTGTTAGGGTGCCTAAGCCAATAACCTTCAATAGGAATATCCTGGTGATGGAATTCATAAGTTACAGGGGAGTTAGTGGTGTGCCGGCACCGTTGATTAAGGACGCACCACCAGAGGATCCTGAGTCTGCCTACCTAACGATAATTAAGTACATAGAGAAGGCATTCATTTTGGGTAGGATAATCCACGCAGATCTAAGTGAGTTTAATATTGTCAATACTGGTGATGAATTGGTGATTATTGATTGGGGCAGTGCCGTAAAGACGAACCACCCAAACGCCGTTGAGTTCCTACTTAGGGATATCGAGAATATTAATAGGTACTTCAATAAGGAACTCCATGTTAAGACACTTGATGGTAAGGCATTACTTAACGCCCTACTGCGTAGGTATGAGTATAGGGGTGATGTGAAGAGTGATGAGGATGGATGGTTATTAATAAATGATAAGAGGATAATTGATGATTTGACGAACGTATGA
- a CDS encoding 2-oxoacid:acceptor oxidoreductase family protein: MQQQLDQIRIRLMGLGGHGIVFAGRLLGMAAAMGGLDSVLTITYSPEQRGGWSRADLIIAKEMVDYPLVDEADIFLATTQQAFSLEFKRLRKGGVFIYESTIYKPSIPDANDYLVIPVPATEIAENVTGRRLTMNVVLVGVITAVLEPLLKEEHIINAIRNMTRRAGKLDASIQEMNIKAFQAGLDYGRKYLQGLR; the protein is encoded by the coding sequence ATGCAACAACAGCTCGACCAAATACGTATCAGGCTTATGGGGCTTGGCGGTCATGGCATAGTCTTTGCTGGTAGGCTCCTTGGTATGGCAGCGGCAATGGGAGGTCTTGATTCAGTGCTGACAATAACGTACAGCCCTGAGCAGAGGGGTGGTTGGTCTAGGGCTGACCTTATAATAGCTAAGGAGATGGTTGATTACCCACTCGTTGATGAGGCCGATATATTCCTCGCAACTACACAGCAGGCATTTAGTTTAGAGTTTAAACGTCTTCGTAAAGGCGGCGTGTTCATTTATGAGAGCACAATCTATAAACCGTCAATTCCAGATGCAAACGACTATTTAGTAATTCCGGTACCCGCCACAGAAATTGCGGAGAACGTGACCGGCAGGAGATTGACTATGAACGTGGTTTTAGTGGGTGTCATAACGGCCGTTCTTGAGCCGTTATTGAAAGAGGAGCACATAATTAACGCAATAAGGAATATGACTAGGAGGGCCGGTAAGCTCGATGCCTCGATTCAGGAAATGAACATAAAGGCGTTTCAGGCAGGTCTTGATTACGGTAGGAAGTACTTACAGGGGTTAAGGTGA
- a CDS encoding 2-oxoacid:acceptor oxidoreductase subunit alpha, with amino-acid sequence MPTVAELYKKDLDKLLRPGIHFLDGNTAVAEGAITAGCRFYAGYPITPSNEIAEYMSYRLPQVGGKFIQMEDEIGSIMAVLGASAAGVKSMTATSGPGFSLMQEEIGLGSMLEIPAVIVDVMRAGPSTGIPTLLGQGDILQAKYGSHGDYEIVAYLPANPQEAFDFTIKAFNMAEKYRVIAIVLSDQLVGHMYGKVRVPEFDEIEIIERPKPTVPPDQYLPYDSRYLVPPMAIAGTGYRVNNESLTHTDKGYPTTDKDASFKLVMRLVRKIRENEKEIAEWEEYMLDDAEYVIVSYGSTSGSVRRAIKVLRTQGYRVGMLRPKTAWPFPGWVVENLVSRGVQKFITVEVNMGKMYHVVREFSRGVPVEHIPYAPGYIPDPDYVVNNVKKVIEG; translated from the coding sequence ATGCCCACGGTGGCTGAGCTCTATAAGAAGGACCTGGATAAACTGTTAAGGCCCGGCATTCACTTCCTAGACGGCAATACAGCGGTTGCTGAGGGTGCGATAACCGCTGGTTGCAGGTTTTACGCTGGTTACCCAATAACCCCATCAAATGAGATAGCGGAGTACATGTCGTATAGGCTACCGCAGGTTGGTGGTAAGTTCATACAGATGGAGGACGAGATAGGCAGTATAATGGCCGTGCTCGGAGCGTCAGCGGCGGGGGTTAAATCAATGACCGCGACATCGGGCCCAGGCTTCTCACTAATGCAGGAGGAGATTGGGCTTGGCTCAATGCTCGAGATACCGGCGGTAATAGTTGACGTAATGAGGGCCGGCCCATCAACTGGAATACCAACATTGCTTGGGCAGGGTGATATACTTCAGGCTAAGTATGGCTCACATGGTGATTACGAGATAGTGGCCTACTTACCCGCCAACCCTCAGGAGGCCTTTGACTTCACGATAAAGGCGTTCAACATGGCTGAGAAGTACAGGGTCATCGCCATCGTACTCTCTGATCAATTAGTTGGGCATATGTATGGTAAGGTTAGAGTCCCTGAGTTTGATGAAATAGAGATTATCGAGAGGCCGAAGCCCACGGTACCCCCAGACCAGTACTTGCCCTATGATAGCAGGTACCTGGTGCCTCCAATGGCAATAGCGGGTACTGGTTATAGGGTTAACAATGAGTCATTGACACACACTGATAAGGGATACCCAACAACCGATAAGGATGCATCATTCAAGTTGGTGATGAGGCTTGTCCGTAAAATTAGGGAGAATGAGAAGGAGATAGCTGAGTGGGAGGAGTACATGCTTGATGATGCGGAGTACGTTATTGTATCCTACGGCTCAACATCAGGTTCTGTGAGAAGGGCGATAAAAGTGTTGAGGACGCAGGGTTATAGGGTCGGCATGCTCAGGCCGAAGACCGCGTGGCCATTCCCTGGTTGGGTCGTGGAGAACCTAGTCTCTAGGGGTGTTCAGAAGTTCATAACCGTGGAGGTGAACATGGGGAAGATGTACCACGTGGTTAGGGAATTCTCTAGGGGTGTTCCTGTGGAGCATATACCCTACGCCCCCGGTTATATCCCTGACCCTGATTATGTGGTAAACAATGTGAAGAAGGTGATCGAAGGATGA
- a CDS encoding electron transfer flavoprotein subunit alpha/FixB family protein: MSEWRGISVFIEQDNGELERASLEILTRAGELGRKFNEEVLGILLGHEVGNLVRESSKYGADKLIAVDHPDLRHYNSDAYTEVMVYLINKYRPRYLLLPATRNSRDLAGRLAVRFRTCLSAHVIMVDIDEKDRKLVTAVPGFGGNIVATVVCTGGKPEMATVSPGTYEARPSDKEASVIMESIPEDLVRKRRIELVEKKTSPMPDLSRAEKVVVAGLGTGGDLELIKEFANLIGAAVGVTRPLADMGIMPRDYQIGTTGVSLRAKTVFVFGASGAPHFVYGIRDCGTIVAVNTDREAPIFENCDYCIVADLFDVLKALIKELRGGR, encoded by the coding sequence ATGAGTGAGTGGAGGGGCATATCCGTATTTATCGAGCAGGACAATGGCGAGCTAGAGAGGGCATCACTTGAGATTTTAACGAGGGCTGGTGAGTTGGGTAGGAAGTTTAATGAGGAGGTTCTCGGCATATTGCTGGGTCATGAAGTTGGTAACCTGGTCCGGGAGTCCTCTAAGTATGGCGCCGATAAGCTCATAGCCGTTGACCACCCAGACCTAAGGCATTACAATAGTGATGCCTATACTGAAGTCATGGTATACCTAATCAATAAGTACAGGCCTAGGTACTTATTGCTGCCAGCCACGAGGAATTCCAGGGACCTAGCCGGTAGGTTAGCCGTGAGGTTTAGGACCTGCCTTAGCGCGCACGTGATAATGGTCGACATAGACGAGAAGGATAGAAAGTTGGTCACGGCCGTACCTGGCTTCGGCGGTAATATAGTCGCCACAGTTGTCTGCACCGGAGGCAAGCCTGAAATGGCCACGGTTAGTCCAGGAACTTACGAGGCGAGGCCAAGCGATAAGGAGGCTTCGGTTATCATGGAGTCTATCCCAGAAGACTTGGTAAGAAAACGTAGGATAGAACTCGTGGAGAAGAAGACCTCACCAATGCCTGACCTATCAAGGGCTGAAAAAGTCGTTGTGGCAGGGCTTGGGACTGGAGGTGATTTAGAGCTGATTAAGGAATTCGCAAACCTAATAGGCGCTGCTGTCGGCGTCACAAGACCACTCGCGGACATGGGCATAATGCCCAGGGACTACCAAATAGGCACCACGGGTGTCTCACTGAGGGCTAAGACCGTATTCGTATTTGGCGCCAGCGGTGCTCCACACTTCGTTTATGGCATTAGGGACTGTGGCACGATAGTTGCGGTTAATACAGATAGGGAGGCGCCGATATTCGAGAATTGTGATTATTGTATTGTGGCTGATTTATTTGATGTTCTTAAGGCATTGATAAAGGAGTTAAGGGGTGGGAGGTGA
- a CDS encoding translation initiation factor aIF-1A, with protein MPKENQQGSKVRLPGEGEMLAKVIELVGDDRAKAVCQDGKVRLVRIPGKYRKKMWLRVGDYILVAPWDFEPNRADLIYKYEKNEVNELRQSGYADVLNQLDELAG; from the coding sequence ATGCCCAAGGAAAACCAACAGGGTAGTAAGGTGCGACTGCCTGGGGAAGGCGAAATGCTTGCTAAGGTTATTGAACTCGTCGGTGATGATAGGGCAAAGGCCGTTTGCCAGGACGGTAAGGTTAGACTCGTTAGAATACCAGGTAAGTATAGGAAGAAGATGTGGCTTAGGGTTGGTGATTACATACTGGTTGCACCCTGGGACTTCGAACCAAATAGGGCGGATTTAATATATAAGTACGAGAAGAACGAGGTCAATGAGCTAAGGCAAAGTGGTTACGCGGATGTTTTGAATCAATTAGATGAGTTGGCGGGGTAA
- a CDS encoding thiamine pyrophosphate-dependent enzyme has product MSMEAEVTTTGIKVELPKSYEDIKDLIRIDRLPHIWCPGCGLGILLKLLARAIKNSGIPIEKHVIVTGIGCTGRIGGYLKLDAYHVTHGRAIPFAVGLKMANPELEVTVVGGDGDILAIGGNHFIHAARRNDDINVIIVNNFIYGMTGGQYSPTTPKGAKTTTSPYGHYENPFNVPLLAYAAGASYVARWTVLHQNELYQSLLEMFKVKGFAVIEVLSPCIIYTDRNAMGDAVDLMKVLKERPVIDHNANLADLDIDFSMRKIILGNFVKRERPVSYG; this is encoded by the coding sequence ATGAGCATGGAGGCCGAAGTAACAACCACCGGTATTAAGGTGGAGCTGCCCAAGTCTTATGAGGATATTAAGGACTTAATAAGGATCGATAGGCTACCACACATTTGGTGCCCTGGCTGTGGCTTAGGAATCCTACTAAAGTTATTGGCTAGGGCTATAAAGAATTCGGGGATACCCATTGAGAAGCACGTGATAGTCACAGGCATAGGCTGCACGGGTAGGATTGGTGGATACCTAAAGCTTGATGCGTACCACGTAACCCATGGTAGGGCCATACCCTTTGCCGTTGGGCTAAAGATGGCGAATCCAGAGCTTGAGGTAACCGTGGTCGGCGGTGACGGTGACATCCTCGCCATTGGTGGTAACCACTTCATACATGCGGCTAGGAGGAATGACGACATTAACGTAATAATAGTAAACAACTTCATATACGGAATGACAGGTGGTCAGTACAGCCCAACCACGCCTAAGGGTGCCAAGACGACTACATCCCCATATGGCCATTACGAGAATCCATTCAACGTACCATTACTGGCGTATGCCGCGGGAGCCTCATACGTGGCTAGGTGGACGGTTCTTCATCAGAATGAGCTTTATCAATCTCTCCTCGAGATGTTTAAGGTTAAGGGTTTCGCAGTAATTGAGGTATTATCACCCTGCATTATCTATACCGATAGAAATGCCATGGGTGATGCTGTTGATTTAATGAAGGTACTAAAAGAGAGACCTGTGATAGATCATAACGCAAACTTAGCTGATCTAGACATTGACTTTAGCATGAGGAAGATTATCCTGGGAAATTTTGTGAAAAGGGAGAGACCAGTATCGTATGGATAG
- a CDS encoding (Fe-S)-binding protein, with translation MPVTVNFELREELLKLVPTLSLCYQCGTCSTYCPITDESYNIRLIVKKAQLGVVDPKDFKVIWDCVTCGTCQALCPNNVEIVNLVEVIRTMAMKSKVFPTKINEILWKIYENQNPWGYTVTDKRRFLSQFSGLINNENPDVVIYPCCLSVGDPRLQRHIKALIRVLTKAGLKVGMYTGLSCCGDIILHTGNKAFYEEYTTKLRDSIMNNVKAPIIVTLSPHCEYALKKYLKGVKVVHYVELLDELIRSGKLKINKKVDITVTYHDPCYLSKHQRVIEEPRRVITSIPGVRLVEMVHSREKSLCCGAGGGGIALETRVSTELSKRRLKEAVDTGASVVLTACTYCFRMLEDANKVMRTNLKVMDLVEFLDSVMGD, from the coding sequence ATGCCGGTAACCGTTAATTTCGAACTCAGGGAGGAACTACTTAAGTTAGTACCCACCCTAAGCCTCTGCTACCAATGCGGTACATGTAGCACGTACTGCCCAATAACTGATGAGTCCTATAATATAAGGCTCATCGTTAAGAAGGCTCAGCTTGGCGTTGTTGATCCAAAGGACTTTAAGGTCATTTGGGACTGCGTTACCTGTGGCACCTGCCAGGCCCTGTGTCCCAATAATGTCGAGATCGTTAATCTCGTGGAGGTTATTAGGACCATGGCCATGAAATCCAAGGTCTTCCCAACAAAGATTAATGAAATACTCTGGAAGATATACGAGAACCAGAACCCATGGGGTTACACCGTCACCGACAAGAGGAGGTTCCTATCCCAATTCAGTGGTTTAATTAATAATGAGAATCCAGACGTTGTAATATACCCATGCTGCCTATCGGTCGGTGACCCAAGGCTTCAGAGACATATCAAGGCTTTGATCAGGGTATTGACTAAGGCAGGCCTTAAGGTGGGTATGTACACTGGTCTATCCTGCTGTGGCGACATAATACTTCACACCGGCAATAAGGCATTTTATGAGGAATACACCACTAAGCTCAGGGATTCAATAATGAATAATGTTAAGGCTCCAATAATAGTTACACTATCACCACACTGTGAATACGCACTTAAGAAGTATCTTAAGGGTGTTAAGGTAGTTCACTACGTTGAGTTACTCGATGAGCTTATACGTAGTGGTAAATTGAAAATTAATAAGAAGGTCGACATCACTGTGACTTACCACGACCCATGCTACTTGTCCAAGCATCAAAGGGTCATTGAGGAGCCCAGGAGGGTTATCACATCAATACCAGGGGTTAGGCTTGTTGAGATGGTTCACTCAAGGGAGAAGTCACTGTGCTGTGGTGCTGGTGGTGGGGGTATAGCCCTTGAGACTAGGGTATCCACTGAATTATCAAAGCGTAGGTTGAAGGAGGCCGTTGACACAGGCGCCTCGGTAGTGCTCACGGCATGCACCTACTGCTTCAGGATGCTTGAGGATGCGAATAAGGTCATGAGAACAAACTTAAAGGTTATGGATCTAGTGGAATTTCTAGATAGTGTTATGGGTGATTAG
- a CDS encoding 4Fe-4S dicluster domain-containing protein, translating into MRRLVNLHKMKRPIGKIIVNPDLCKDCKFCIEFCPNGVLEESKDVNFKGYHYPVIKPGKELDCVACRMCEKVCPDFAITVVSEEYITYDKYYGVSRHAHGG; encoded by the coding sequence ATGCGTAGGCTCGTTAACCTCCACAAGATGAAGAGACCAATTGGTAAGATTATCGTTAATCCAGACCTCTGCAAGGATTGCAAGTTCTGCATTGAGTTCTGCCCTAACGGGGTTCTTGAGGAGTCTAAGGACGTTAATTTCAAGGGTTATCACTACCCAGTTATTAAACCAGGTAAGGAACTTGACTGTGTAGCTTGCAGAATGTGTGAGAAGGTTTGCCCTGACTTCGCAATCACTGTTGTCTCCGAGGAGTACATAACGTACGATAAGTACTACGGGGTGAGTAGGCATGCCCACGGTGGCTGA